From the Drosophila simulans strain w501 chromosome 2L, Prin_Dsim_3.1, whole genome shotgun sequence genome, the window TCCTTttataactttaaattaaattaaataattaaataattcaaattaaattttggaAAAGCAACTCACATCGATGAGCCTGGGGATCAGAGTGTCGAAGGTGCCGTTTTCCATCAAATGACGGTTGAAGAAGTCGTGGGTTACAAAGCTGGTGAGGAGCATCGTCTTATCGGTGCCTACCGTTTGTCGGATCACGTGGTCGATGTAGTTGTACGTGTTGTATTCATCATCCGGTATCTTTCCCTCGAAGTCATTGTCCACAATCTCGTTGAGCACGCGAGATCCGGCATTTTTGGGACAACCGCCCATTGCAGGATAGGAGAAGTTGGACTCCAGCATCAGATCGTACGGATGCTTGGGCAAAACACCACTGGGTCCGCCGATGGTGAACTGTATGCCGCCGGTGTGCCCAATACCGAGGTCGGATTTTTCCAGCTAATAAGAGATTATACGAAATGGaagtaataataatgattttttcataatttatcaattacctcctatataaaattaatatcagTGTAAAGGCTCTAAAGAAAGTAACTAGCCAAGTGTTGAAACTAAAAGGTTCACGTACCGCGTGCTCCATAAAGGCAGTGAGCAACTCCAAGGCCGTCAGCTCCATTAGGCAGGTGTTCAAATCCCGTACCGTCACCATTTTACAGTCAGCCTTCTTAGCGATTTCCTGAGCGTGCTTTCGCGGATCCTCCTCGAGGAAAATGGGCATAATGGCCGATCCCGAGTGATATATCACCTGATGAAACAGGCCGCGCTGCACAATTGGCGAGAGCGTGAGCAGGTGGGCAATAGCCGCGCCACCCACTTGACCAGCTACTGTGACCCGTGAAGGGTCACCGCCGAAGTATTTGATGAAGTGCTTTATGAACTGCAAGGCCAGGAAAATATCGAGGAAGCCAGCGTTGCCAGGAATCTCATCTGTCTTCGTAGAGAGAAAGCCGAAGGGTCCAAGGCGGTATTGGGGTGTGACCAGAACCACATCCTTCTCGAGCAGATAGTCCGGCGGAGCCTCGGAGTTGCTGCCCTCGTACAAATACTCGCCGTGGATGTAAACGAGAACGGGGAGTCGTGAGGTGACATTCGGAGTGGTGATGGTCATGGTCAGACAGTCCTCCACGTCTAAGACGTCATCCAGCCTGCGGAGCGAGTCCATCGACACCACCGACGGGCAGCCAATCTTTTCCGCAGTGGCATCCATCACATCCTCCCACGGTTCAATCGGTCGGGGCGCCTATGAATGGCATAATCATATCATAACTGAGTTTGCATACTGGGTGCATAAGCAGGTTTAGAAAAGGGTTTTaaaaaagaatattaaaataattccatTATCAGTAATCAGATTTTAGCCAGAAgagttcataaataaataaatagtgcGTCACATTGTTCAATTTTGTTAATAGGTAAGTTGTTCAAAACTAAGTCTTTAATGTATTTACAGTATATTAATCaggcttttatttataaatgtttttctaTGACTCAGCTATCGTTTATCTTGCAAagattctatttttttttcgataaGTTCAGCAAACGAAGAGTTCCGATG encodes:
- the LOC6731547 gene encoding glutactin, which gives rise to MQLLWWQIVYLLLVLQSVVESRVRGRQYDEEKDTIVELPTLGSIQGKILETAWTKREVLQFVDVRYAEPPTGLHRFKAPRPIEPWEDVMDATAEKIGCPSVVSMDSLRRLDDVLDVEDCLTMTITTPNVTSRLPVLVYIHGEYLYEGSNSEAPPDYLLEKDVVLVTPQYRLGPFGFLSTKTDEIPGNAGFLDIFLALQFIKHFIKYFGGDPSRVTVAGQVGGAAIAHLLTLSPIVQRGLFHQVIYHSGSAIMPIFLEEDPRKHAQEIAKKADCKMVTVRDLNTCLMELTALELLTAFMEHALEKSDLGIGHTGGIQFTIGGPSGVLPKHPYDLMLESNFSYPAMGGCPKNAGSRVLNEIVDNDFEGKIPDDEYNTYNYIDHVIRQTVGTDKTMLLTSFVTHDFFNRHLMENGTFDTLIPRLIDVAGTLNHKLPVLLALNMNNKHNPDNTFLYSFDYAGEFNRYKEMDEETNLQSPFKAGVSLTDEALYLFPYPEHVTRLSRPDQSMAHRMVELWTNFVISGNPLGSARVGYWPPMTTLYGPYMRIDDTMTIGGNYFSEFSATLSDEEQGHSLIREVYYLRSRSRKRALIKRRKQLAKSNARRLQNPKLGGRKSLVKRPNRNKIRF